A region of the Anaerolineae bacterium genome:
GGCTGGCCGTAGGCATACGAGCCAAAGAGAATTATTTTCTCCGGGGCAAAGGTTTGGGCAATATGCTCGACAACCGCCTGGATAGCGTCCAGCGGCACTCGCTCACGCTCATTGATATTGGGCACATGGATATTTAAATCTTTTAACAAATTTTACCACTCCTGTTTTGGCAATTGTTTCAACACCGCTTGCATCAGTTTGACGGTGTTCCAGAAATCGGCCAAATCCAAAACGGCCGCAGGAGAGTGAATGTATCGCGCCGCCATGCTCACCGCCACCGAAGGCACGCCCTCGCGGGCCAGGTGGATGGCCCCACCGTCCGTGCCGCCAACGCCGGGCCGTTTGAATTGATAGGGCAACCCTTCCGCCTCAGCCGTAGCCACCAGCAAGTCAACCAAACGACGGTCGGCCATAAAAGAACGATCCATGACCGTGATGGCCGGGCCCTGGCCCAAACAAGGAAATCCATCCAGGGCGCTTTCATCCAGGGGCGGCAGGTCATCCGCCGCCGTACATTCTACAACAAAGGCCAGGTTGGGATTGGCCGTGTATGAGGCCACTCGCGCGCCGCGCGCCCCCACTTCCTCTTGCACCGTAAATACGGCCATCAGGTCTACGGGATAATCGCCTTTGAGAAGTTCCAACAGAACCGCGCAGCCGGCCCGGTTATCAAGGGCCTTGCCCCTGACCAAACCCCGGTTCTGGCGCGGGCGAGCCTGCCCCCCCAGGCGGCCAAATTTGGTGGCAAAGGTGGCAAAATCGCCCACTTTAACCTTGCCGTTGGCTTCGCTATCGGTGGCGCCAATATCAATATACAGCGAAGCGATACCGGGCACTTTTTGTTCCTCATCGCCGGAGAGAAGATGGATTGGCTTGAGGCCAATCACGCCGGGAATACGTTCCCGGCCTACCACCACCGCTTTGCCCAGCAGCACGGCCGGATTGAAACTGCCTACCGGCTCAAATTTTAACAAGCCTTTGTCGGTGATTTTGGAGATGATGAAGCCCACTTCGTCCATGTGGGCGGTGACCATCACGCGCAGAGAGCTGGCTGCTCCACTACACCGTTGGCGCGTGACAAACAGGTTGCCCATAGTGTCCACGCGCCACTCATCGGCGTGCGGCCTGGCCGCTTCGATAATAATTTTTCTGACTTCATCTTCGGCGCTGGAAACGCCAAAGGCATTGGAGAGTTGTTCAAGATACATAGGCACGTTGAGTTTTACCTTGCCAATCAGGGATGCGCTTTTTCCACCGCCACTTCAAATTTAAAACAGACATCGCCAATCTCAATAATATCGCCATTCGTTAAAGGCGCAGGTTGGGTCAAAAACGCATGATTGAGCTTGGTGGTGTCCTCGCCGCCCAGGTTTTCCAGCCACCAAACGCCCCTTTGATGGCGCAAACGAGCCTGTTGGGTCAAGGCATCGGCCTCGCTCACAATAATTGTGTTTTCAGGGCCATAACCTAACAGGGTGGTTGATTGCAGCGGAAAAGTTTGGCCCACTACCAGCGCCTGGCCTTCAGCCGCCGCAACGATGCGCAATTGGTCGGACAATTGAGGAGCGGCGGTGGAGCGAGACTCGGCGCGTTTTAGATCACGCCAGATAAGGTAAAAGGCCAGCCCCAGAAAGGTGTACAGGATAACGGTGGCTAACACCCGCAGGCCAAACAAAATCCAATCCAGGCTCACCATGCTTCCCCGGAATTATGCCCCGTATGCCCGGTCCTTACTTCAACCCGTCCGGGTGGAACAGACTCGCTCTGCACCAACGATACCTGGAGCGACCCTTGAAATTGGCAATTCCCTTCGGCGGCCAGGCCGGTCAAATGATTAACCAGATCGGCCATAATGGCCCGGTCGCCGGCGCCATCAACCAGGGCCGGGTAATCAAGGGGGTTGATGATAATTTGGTAGTGATTTGGGATAAGGCGAGAGTCAGCCCCATCCCGACATGCCGCCACCACCATGGTCAAATGGTCGGCCAGGTCAGCCGGATGCAAGCGGGTCTGAAAGAGACGCTGAAATGGCTTTTCTATCAAACGTTGGGCCAGCCGTTCAAGGCGGTCTAATTGATTCATATCTTCATTATAACGCAGGCCGGGGGAATAGAAAATTTGGCAAAGGTTTTCTTAAGGGCGCTGTTTTGAATTTAGAAGAGTCGAATTCAGATGGCGGCTTTTGCAAACTGCCGGCGTTGCATCAGCGATACCGAAGCAGCCATGTAAATCCACACCAACCCCAAACAGACGGCCACCAGGAACAGGAAGGCCGTCATCCCCAATAAACCGGGCACCAGCAGCGGCGCCCCCAAAATGGAGATAAGCTGCCCGGCCACCATTGAGGCCTGATAATAGCCGGAAATTGTGCCCAGGATGGCGGGCGGGGAAAGCGTTTGCAATAATGTGCCAAGTTGCACCAGCAAAAAGCCAACTCCCACCCCGCCGATAAAAGAACTCACCAGGGCGATCCCCTTGGTGAACAGGGACGGCTCAAAAAAACTGGCCGAAACCAGCAGGCCGGGCAAAAACATGAGCAAAAACAGGCCCAGTTTGAGGTCCTGCCAGGGGTTAACGGTTTTTTGGCGCAGCAGCAAATAAAAACCACTGAGCACCGTGCCCAAGCCCACCGCGCCAATCAACAAGCCAAACATACTTTCGTCGCCTTGCAAAATGTCCCTGGTATAGATGGCGCCCAGAATGTCAAAGGCCATCACGCTAATGATCATCAAAAAACTGGTGACAAACAACAGGCGCAAGGCCGGCGTGCGCCAGATTACGGCCAGGGGTTTGAGGCCGGGTTGAGCCTGACCGGCCGCAACCGCGTCCTCAGCCGCGCCGGGATTGGTCCGGCCGGCTTTGAGATTGGGCAGGAAGAACAGGATACCCGCCCCCAGGATAAACGAGAGCACGTCAAACAACATTGCGTTATAAGGGCCAAGCCAGGTGATGAGCAACCCGGCCAGCATCGGCGCTCCAATTTTGATGAAGCTGGCCAACTGCTGCAAAAAGGCGTTGGCCCGCGTCAACTCGTCGGGGTGCGAGACCAGCGCGGGCACCAACGCCTGCCGGGCCGGGCCCATCACCGACCCCAACGCCGCTTGCAGGGCGATCAAAACGTAAATCAAGGCCGGGTTCTGGGTTAAAAAGATGGCCAAAATGACCGCCGCGCTTAACAATTCGCTGGCCATCATCAGGTATTTTTTGCTGAAACGGTCGGCCAATTTTCCGGCCAGCGGGCTAAAGATTAATAACGGCAGCAGCCCGGCCAACATAATGCCGCTGCTTTGCCACACGTTGCCGCCGCCCTTAAAAATCAGGATAGAAAAGACGGCCATCATGGTGATCCAACTGCCCATGCCGCTGATGGTTTCGGCCAGGCCCAGGGTGATTAAGTGTTTGTTTTTCAGGATGGTTTTCACGGTGATGCTCCAAAGGGCTATCCGCGCTCTATTCCACAAAAACCTCTACCCGCTCGCCGCCTTCATCGTCTTCAACATCTACAATTTTGCCGTGCGCGCCGCTTTTGATGGCCTCGATGGCGGCCATCACCTGCTCAGAGTCCATCTGCTCCAGCTCGGGCACAAAACCGGCCCCTATTTTTAAGGCCACGTTCACCAGGCTCACCGGCACGTTTACCGTAACTTTTGGCTTGCCCGTTTGTTGATTGGTCACCCGAACGCGCAGCCATTTAGCCTTGTCCACGGTGCTAGGCGGTAAAGCCGTTCTTTCTTTGGCCGTGCCGGTTTCCAGGGCGGCCAGCAGTTGGGCGGCTTCATCTACCGTAATAATGTCTTGTTCCAACATTTTAAGAATTTGCATACGTTCTTCATTCAGGGTCATGATCTTCACTCTCTTTCCTTAAAATTCAGGTATGCGCTCCGGTTCAACCGTAATAAACCTGCACATACTCTTTGTCTTCATCAACTTCTACGTGAAAAATACCTTCGGCTGAGGCGTCAACCAGCGCGTCCAGGGCATCATCGGTCACCATTGCCAGCCGAGGCTCAAAAAAGCGGGCTATTTTAAAGCCCCCCACCAGCCAACTCAAGGGCAGGGGCAGGTTAAAGCCAAAGTTAACGTCCTCGGTTTTAACCCGCAAATGCAGCCAGCGGTTGTGCTCACTCCACCAGGCCAACAGCAGCAGACACACGCCCACCAGCATCACGGGCAAAATTAACAGCAGCCACCACGCGCCAAGAGGGCCGCCAAACACCAAAAAAATAGCGCCCAGCCCAATGATAACCAGCGTGCCGCCCGGCACCAGCAGCGCCGCCTGGTACCTGGCCCAGACCGGCCGGGGTGGGAAATCAAACGGCGCCGACCGAGTTTCTATCCTGGCCGGGCCGGGGGAGATCGATTCCCCGGCCCAGGTTCCGGCCGTGTTCAACACGGCCAACAGGCGCTCCCCTTCCTCGGCCGAGATAGCGCCGGCGGCCACCAGTTGCAGCACTTTGTATTGGACCTGGTCCATGGTCAACCGCCCCTTAATTTCTGCGCGGCTTCTTCCGCCGTAATTGCGCCGGCGGCCAACTGGTCTAAAATGGCCTTTCGATCCACTCCTTTGGCCGGGCTTGCTTCTTCTTCTTTTACTTCATACCCCATCGCCCGGATGAGATCGTGCAGCCGGGCGCGCACGGTAGGATAGGAGATGTTCAACTCCTCGCCCACCCGGTTGATCTTGCCTTCGCAGCGAATAAAGGTTTCCACAAAATTGATCTGCTCCGGCGACAGGCTGTGAAACCGTCCCAGGGCAAAGTGTCCCTCCAGGCCGGTGTCGCAATTGCGGCAGTAAAGTTTGGTCACCACCAGGGATTCTTTACAAATGGGACATTCATTGATCACAGGATACATTTTGCCACTCCTTTCTCTAAGACGATGGACAAACGACGATGGACGAAATTTGGTCGTTCGTCGTTGGTCGTTCGTCGTTGGTCATTGGTCGTTGACCGTTCGTCAAAAGGTATAATATCACCTTTTCCCCAACGTTACCTATTCATTGGCTATTCGCCAACTATCAAAACGTTATCCAATATTATTGATATAATAGTGGATAAAATTAAAGTTGTCAAAATAAAAATTAAATAAAATCAATATCATTATTAATTTTTATCATTACGCCCATTGGGGGCGGTGGGCAGCTAAACAACAGTGAAATGCCCCCAAGCTTATTTTGACCATTTCCCGCTTACTATGGTAACATTGTACACCCGCCAGGATTTACAGCGGGTCACGACCCATGCTGAAAGTGAATAATCGCCTTGCCGCGTTTATCTCTGCTTACGCCATCAAAAATTCCGGGCCTGCTGCTGGCCTTGTTGATGCTGGCCTACGCCGGATACTTCTCCTGGTACAGCCTGCACCGCCACGCCACGCTCAACTCCTACGCCGCAGACCTGTCGCTGATTGACCAGCCCATGTGGAACACGGCGCGGGGGCCGGGCGCTTTTATGGAATTGACCTGGGGCCAACGCCAGCAACCGCGCCTGGCCGAGCATTTTGAACCCATCCTGCTGCCCCTGGCCCTGCTCTTTTTTGTTTGGGACGACGTGCGCCTGCTGCTCATTGTCCAATCCCTGGCCCTGGCTCTGGGCGCCCTGCCCGTTTATTGGATAGCCCGGGACCAACTCAGGCTTGACCATTCACCATTCACCATTCACCATTCACAATTCACCAACTGGGCCGCCCTGGCCTTTGCCCTGGTTTACCTGCTCTTTCCCCACCTGCAAGCGGCTAACGTGGCCGATTTTCACGCCGACCCCCTGGTGGTCGCGCCGCTCCTTTTTGCCTTTTGGTACGCCGGCCAAAAACGCTGGCCCTGGATGTGGGTTTGGGCTGTGGTGGCCATGGCCGCCAAAGAAACCCTACCCACCCTGACCGCCATGTTGGGCCTGTTCCTGCTGCTTCACTCCTACCCGGCCAAAAACAAATCACAAATGGCCAATTACAAATCGCCGCTGGCGCATGGCCTGTTGCTCATTGTGCTCAGCGTCGTCTGGTTTTTAGGGGCCACTTTTTTGATTGTGGCCCCGCTGGCCCGCCAATACTTTGGCACAAACGGGCCAATCTATTTTGCCCATCGTTACCCCGGCGGGCCGGCCGGGTTGGCCTCGTTGCTTCAGGACCCGGCCCGGTGGCAATATTTGCTGGGCCTTTTTGCCGCCGCCGGTTTTTTGCCGCTGCTGGCGCCGGAGTTGCTGCTGCTGGGCCTGCCCGTGCTGGCGGCCAACCTGTTAAGCAACTTCCCCGGCCAATACTCCGGCGAGCAGCACTACTCCGCCCCCCTGGTGGTCGCTTTTGTGCTGGCCGCTATCTACGGCGCGCGCCGCCTGGTAAACCACACCTCCCCCGGCCAAACCAACCGGCAATCCCACCAAACCACCATGCTTAGCGGCGTGGTGTTGTGGCTGCTGGTATGGTCGTTGAGCTACCACGCCCTGCACGGCTGGACGCCGCTCTCAATCCGTACCGAACATTATGCCAAACGCCCGGCCGCCACCCGCCTGCCCGATTTTATCCGGCCCATCCCCCCCCAGGCCGTTGTCTCGGCCAGCGCCGCCGTTCATCCCCACCTGGCCCACCGGCGCGTCATTTACGTTTTTCCCACCGGCCGGCAAACAGCAGACTACATGCTGGTGGACGTCACCGACATTCCCGGCGTCCATCCCGCCGACGCCCACGTCCAAATCATGGAACTGCTCTCCGGGCCGTGGCAGCTTCTGCAAGCCGACCAGGGCCTCATCCTGGCCCAAAACTCTCTCGCCACTGCCCCTCTCCTACCTCCTGCCCCTGGCCTTACTTCGCCTTGTTCGCCTATCCTGCCCCTACCCTGCTCTTTTTATGACTTTGCCCGCGCCAGAACGGAGCCTGCTCACCCCGTCTCGCTTGCTTTTGGCGACGGCCGCTTGCAATTGGTAGGCTACGAGGCACACGACGATCCGGACGACGGCGTAACTTTTGACTTTTACTGGCAAACTTCCGGCGCGCTGCCAACCGACCTCCGGCTGTGGCCCCTGGTCTACGACGACAACGGCCAACTCCTGAGCGACCCCGCCCAGGTGCCCATGATCGCCCCGCTCTGGTATCCGCCCGCCGCCTGGCAGCCCAACGAAATCATCGTCACCGCCACCCTGCCCCAGCTTTTGCCCGACACTTTTCACCTGGGCCTGGCCGCAGGGCCGCCGGATAGTTTCAGTAACTTTACCCAACGCCTGCCCCTGAGCAGCAGTTCAGAAAACGTCCGTTTACAGCCCGGCCGCTGGGCGCAACTGGTCACGTTTCATCGCCAGGGGCCATTTTTAGAACGCCACGCCCCGGTTCCCACCTGGCAGCCTCTCACCCAAATCGAGGCCCGGTTTGGGGCCGATATTCGGTTAACGGGCTACCGGCTTAAGGCCGGCAGCCTGCGCCCTGGTTCAAACCTGTCGCTGCTGCTGAACTGGCAGGCCACGCAACCGCCCCCCGCCGATTACACCGTCTTTGTCCACCTCCTGGCCCCCGGCGATGTTCTGGCCGCCCAACACGACGCCTATCCTACCTGGCTCACGCCGCAGCCCACCTCGCAGTGGCCGCTCCGGCAGCCCATCCTTGACCGCCACGTGCTTAACCTGCCCCCCGACCTGCCGCCCGGTGTTTATACCCTAAACGTTGGCCTCTACAACGCGCAAACAATGGCTCGGCTGGCCCTGCCCGACGGCGGCAACGCCTACCTATTGGCCCAAATTGAGATCAAGTAGAGGGCATTTTTGACGAACGACCAACGACCAAGGACAAAGGACCACCGACGAAAGACCAACGACGAAGGACGAACCACTAAATTTGGCCGCAAGCTACCGGCTAACTGCTACCGGCTAACTGCTACCGGCTAACTGCTACCGGCTAACTGCTACCGGCTATTTTCAAACCAGATTCCGCCGCCGCTTTCTTTGCTTCTCCTCCTACAGCGTGGTAGCATGTTGGGCCATAATGAACAAACGTTTCCCGTTATTAGCCATCATCTTATGGATCGCTCTGGGCCTGGGCCTGCGCCTGGCCTGGTTGGGCCAACAAAGCCTGTGGTACGACGAAGGCGTCACCTGGCTGCTGGCTGAAATGGGCCTGCCGGAGCTGGTCCAATGGACCGCCGCCGACATCCAACCTCCCCTTTATTACCTGCTCGCCTGGCTTGCCGTCCGCGCCTACGGCGACAGCGAATGGGCTTTACGTTTTCCCTCTGTCCTTTTTAATATTTTGACCCTCCCCGCGCTTCACACATTGGCCCGCCGGCTTTTTCAGGTTCAACCTCCTGGCAAAAAAACTGGCCTGTTAACTACTACCTATTACCTGCTCCCGGCCATCCTCTTCACCTGCTCCCCCCTCATGGTCTACTACAGCCAGGAAGCCCGCATGTACACCCTGTTGGTTGGCGAAGCCACCCTCGCCGGCTATCTACTCCTAAAAATCCTGGCGCCTCGCCCCGCCGCCCGCCTCCTCCCTGCTTACGCTCTTCTCGCTGCCGCTGCCCTCTACACCCATTACTTTGCCGCCTTTTTACTCATCGCGCACGCCCTGTACGCAGTCTTTATACTCTGGCAGCGGGGCTGGCCCAAAGCCCTGGTCAAACCATTGCTGCTGACGGCCGGCCTGATCGCCCTGCTTTACCTGCCCTGGTGTTCCATCCTGCTTTCCCGCCTGGGCGACGACCCCAGCTATTGGCCCGGCGCTCTCAAACTCAACGAAGCCCTGCGCAAAATCCTGATCAGCTTCAGCGCCGGCGAAACCGTTTTTGAGCAAACCGGCCGGCGATTGGCCTTGGGCTACCTGGCTATCCTGGCCGGCGGCGGGGTATGGGCCATAATCAACCGGCAAGTCCCCCAATCAGCCGGTCAACAAACACCAAATAACCGACCTTCGCCCTTTATTTCATTCACCGCTCACCGATCATTATTTTTGCTGCTCTGGCTGCTCATTCCGCCCGCTCTCATCCTGCTCCTATCATCCCAATCACCCAAATTCAACCCCCGCTACACTATGCTTTCCTATCCCGCCTTCGTCCTCATTCTCACCGTGGCCCTGACCCAATTTCTAAAAACCCCAGGTTCCAGCCGTTTGGCCTCTTCCATGTCACATTTTATATTATTTTATGCCTCCCGCTTCCTCCTCACGCTCTGCCTTCTTTTCATCTGCTCAACCTCCTTTTTCAGCCTGTGCAACTGGTTCACCGACCCCCGCTTTGCCAAAGATGATTTTAAGGCCCTGGCCCAATTTGTCCGCGAGCGGCAAACCCCTGACGAAACCGTGCTGCTCAGTTCCGGCCACGTGTTCCCGGTGTGGGCCTATTATTACGGCTGGCAAAACTGGACGCCCCTGCCCCAAATGGAGCGTCTGAACGTAAGACGAGTAACCGATCTCAGCATCGCCGCGGAAATAGCGGCGGCGATCAAGGGCAAAGGGGGGGTATGGCTGGTCCGTTGGCAGGACGAAGTGATTGACCCCAACGGGGTGGTGCCTTTCTGGCTCAACCGCATTGGCCGGCGTCCGCTTGACGCGGGGGATTTTTGGGGCGTGGGCCTGGAACACTGGCGGCTTGAGGCTAACAAAACCAACTTGCTCTCCCAAAGTCCCATTGAGCAGCCCGCGCCAAACCAGGGATACAACTTTGCCAACCGGGTTGACCTGTTGGGCCTGACCCAACTGAACGACAACGAAATCGCCCTGTTTTGGGTGCCCCGCCAGCCTCTTCCCCAAGACCTTCTGCTCACGCTCAACCTGACCGACGAGGCCGGTTTTGGCTGGGCTGAAGAAACAGCCGTGGGCCGGCCGGGCGCGTATGAGTATCCCCCCTCTCGCTGGCCCGCGGGCCAGGTGGTGCTAACCCGGCATCAATTGGCCTGGCGCCCCGGCACGCCGCCCGGCTCCTACCTGATTGAAGTGGGCCTGGGGCAAGTTAACCCGCCCGGCCAAAACTTTGAGGGCTGGGACATTCTGGATGAGCAAGGCCGCCCCCAACGGCGGACGGCCCGGCTTGGCCCCATCCGGTTGAGCCACCCGGTCCCGGTCCAAGATATTGACCCGGCAACCGAGCCATTGGTTGACTTCCGGCCCGTTGTCGCCATTCGCCGCATAACACTGTCCGCCCCAACCGCCGAACCCGGCGACCGCCTCTTGCTGACCCTGCTCTGGCAGGCCGGAACGGCCAATCAGACCGATCCGGCGATTGCTTTTGAGCTACTTGACGCGGCCAACCAGACGTTTGACCTCGCTTTTTGCCCAACCTCCGGCTGCAACTTCAACCTGTCTCGCCGGCAGCCCGGCGAAATGGTGCTGGGCCAATATTGGCTGGACACTCCGCCCAACGCCGCGCCCGGCCCGGCCACGTTGCGTCTTCACTTCAGCCATAACGCCGTTCAAAACCGGGTTTTTCCACTTGGCCACCTGGAAATCCTGGCCACCGAACGCCATTTTACGCCGCCGGATAACGTCAACATGCCCCTCCAGGCCGACTTCTCCGGCCAAACCACGTTGCTTGGCGCTAACTGCTCCACCTGGACCGGCGCCGGCTGCCGGGCCGCGCCGGGCCAGTCAATCACCCTCACCCTTTACTGGCGCGCCGACGCCCTCCTGGGCCAAAACTACACCATCTTTACCCACCTGCTCGGCCCGGCGGAAACGGTTATCGTTAATGCCGACCACGCGCCGACCAAACCAACCCAGGGCTGGGTTACGGGCGAAATCATCACCGATCCCATCACCCTAGTTGTTCCGGCTACTCTTTCCCCCGGCCAGTACTCCCTTGAAGTCGGCCTGTACGATGCCGCCGAGCCGACCCGGCGATTACGGCTTACCAACGGCGACAGCCGGGTTATTTTGCCGCAGCCGTTGACGGTCAAGTGACAAAGGGCCTGCCAAAAAAATCCTCACTTTCGATACCGCTCATCTATGACCTTAAGCTTCTCCACTTTGGCCGCCGAACGCCCTCCGGCAAATTCAGCTTGCAGCCAGATGTCCAGCAATGATTTGGCCACCATCGGGCCAATAACTTGGGCGCCCATGGTGATGATTTGGGCATCATTGCTCTTGCGCGCTCGTTCAGCGGAATAAGGATCATGGCAGCAAGCCGCCCGCACGCCAGGGACTTTGTTGGCCGCAATGGCCATGCCAATGCCCGTCCCACAAACCAATACGCCCCGTTCATAGTTACCGGCGGCAATTTCTTGGGCCAGCGCTTCCGCCACATCGGGATAATCAACCGGCGTATCATCAAACGCGCCCAGGTCCACCACCTCGTAGCCCTGGGTTTTAAGATGCGCCTTCAAGTCATCTTTTAAGGCTCGCGCAAAATGGTCGCTGCCGATGATGATTTTCATAAGTTTGCCTCCACTTTTTTGAGCTGACGACTAAAAAACAAAAAGCCCAACCGCAGGGGGTGGGCTTAGGGCTAAATCCTTAGCAAGATGCTTATGGCCAAAGCAAGGGGTCAGCGCCGGCCAGAGGTTTTGACCGCGTTTTCAATGGTTTCGATAAGTTTGTTCAAATCGGGCGGTTTCACAAAAAAGCCATCGGCCCCGGAAATTTTGGCCTGAGTTCGTTCTTTTTTGCCGCTCCAGGCCGAAATGACAAAAACCGGAATATGTTTGGTCTGCGGATTCGCCTTTATTTGTTCCAGGGCCTTAAAGCCGTCCATCACCGGCATCCGTAAATCCATCAATACCACGTCGGGGTTCCAACGGCTGGCCATGGCCACACCTTCCTGGCCGTTTTTGGCATAGGCCACTTTGTAGCCGTTCAACTCCAGCAATCTGGCAATTGTATCCCGGATGACCTCGGCGTCTTCAACGTAAAGCACCCGGATGGCATCGTTTGGCTCTAACAGGCGAGATGATAATTTTTTCAACTTTTTTTTGGGTTCTTGCGCCGTCATTGGAATCTCCCATAGACAATCTTCTTCATTATAACATTATACCGCCATTAACCACAAAGTTGTACCCCAAAGATTTGGGGTAAAAGGTCAACCAAAAACGCCAAATAAAATCAAACGCCAGAGAGGGGCCGGCCAAAGACCCAACAGCAGGGTCGCCGTGCCGGCCACGGCCAGCGTCACCGTTACCGGCCAACTTAAGTTGAGCGGGGGGGCTTCGGCTTCAGCCGCCTCTTCCGGCGAACGCGGCGAATGCATGTACATTTGCACCACCACCGCCACGTAATAAAAAGCGGAGACGGCGCTATTGAGCACGCCCACTACCACCAGCCAACTTAAACCGGCGGCCACCGCCGCGCCAAACACGTACAATTTACCCCAAAACCCAATAAAGGGCGGCAGGCCGGTCAACGAAAACATAAAAAAGGCCATCACCAGGGCCACTAACGGCCGGCGCGCGGCCAGCCCGGCATAGTCGGTGATAACGGAGCCAATGGCGTGGCGACGTTCAAGGACCGCGATAACGGCAAAAGCGCCCAGGTTCATAAAAGCATAAGCCATCAAATAAAATAAAACGCCATACACCCCGGTCATTGTGGCCGAGGCCACCCCCACCAAAATATAACCGGCGTGAGCAATGCTGGAGTAGGCCAACATGCGTTTGACATCTTTTTGCGCCAGCGCAGCCATATTTCCCCCGGTCATGGTGACGACCGCCAGCCCGGCCACGGCTAATTGCCAATCGGGCGCAAAGGCCTGGCCAAAAGAACTCATCAACAGCCGGATGAGGGCCGCAAAACCGGCCGCCTTGGCCCCCACCGACATAAAGGCCGTCACCGAGGTTGGCGCGCCGTGATACACGTCGGGCGTCCACCATTGAAAGGGTACGGCTGCGATTTTGAAGGCAAAGCCGACCAACAACAAGCCCAACCCAACCAAAGCCATCGGATCGCTCAGGCCGGCGGGATTTTGGGTAAACCACCGGCCGATCAGGTGTAAATTTGTGGAGCCGGTGGCGCCATAAATCAAAGCCACGCCATACAAAAAAAAGGCCGAAGCATAAGCGCCTAACACAAAATATTTC
Encoded here:
- a CDS encoding M42 family metallopeptidase, whose protein sequence is MYLEQLSNAFGVSSAEDEVRKIIIEAARPHADEWRVDTMGNLFVTRQRCSGAASSLRVMVTAHMDEVGFIISKITDKGLLKFEPVGSFNPAVLLGKAVVVGRERIPGVIGLKPIHLLSGDEEQKVPGIASLYIDIGATDSEANGKVKVGDFATFATKFGRLGGQARPRQNRGLVRGKALDNRAGCAVLLELLKGDYPVDLMAVFTVQEEVGARGARVASYTANPNLAFVVECTAADDLPPLDESALDGFPCLGQGPAITVMDRSFMADRRLVDLLVATAEAEGLPYQFKRPGVGGTDGGAIHLAREGVPSVAVSMAARYIHSPAAVLDLADFWNTVKLMQAVLKQLPKQEW
- a CDS encoding FHA domain-containing protein, whose translation is MVSLDWILFGLRVLATVILYTFLGLAFYLIWRDLKRAESRSTAAPQLSDQLRIVAAAEGQALVVGQTFPLQSTTLLGYGPENTIIVSEADALTQQARLRHQRGVWWLENLGGEDTTKLNHAFLTQPAPLTNGDIIEIGDVCFKFEVAVEKAHP
- a CDS encoding DUF3662 domain-containing protein translates to MNQLDRLERLAQRLIEKPFQRLFQTRLHPADLADHLTMVVAACRDGADSRLIPNHYQIIINPLDYPALVDGAGDRAIMADLVNHLTGLAAEGNCQFQGSLQVSLVQSESVPPGRVEVRTGHTGHNSGEAW
- a CDS encoding MFS transporter, whose product is MKTILKNKHLITLGLAETISGMGSWITMMAVFSILIFKGGGNVWQSSGIMLAGLLPLLIFSPLAGKLADRFSKKYLMMASELLSAAVILAIFLTQNPALIYVLIALQAALGSVMGPARQALVPALVSHPDELTRANAFLQQLASFIKIGAPMLAGLLITWLGPYNAMLFDVLSFILGAGILFFLPNLKAGRTNPGAAEDAVAAGQAQPGLKPLAVIWRTPALRLLFVTSFLMIISVMAFDILGAIYTRDILQGDESMFGLLIGAVGLGTVLSGFYLLLRQKTVNPWQDLKLGLFLLMFLPGLLVSASFFEPSLFTKGIALVSSFIGGVGVGFLLVQLGTLLQTLSPPAILGTISGYYQASMVAGQLISILGAPLLVPGLLGMTAFLFLVAVCLGLVWIYMAASVSLMQRRQFAKAAI
- a CDS encoding DUF2089 domain-containing protein produces the protein MYPVINECPICKESLVVTKLYCRNCDTGLEGHFALGRFHSLSPEQINFVETFIRCEGKINRVGEELNISYPTVRARLHDLIRAMGYEVKEEEASPAKGVDRKAILDQLAAGAITAEEAAQKLRGG
- a CDS encoding DUF2079 domain-containing protein — encoded protein: MPRLSLLTPSKIPGLLLALLMLAYAGYFSWYSLHRHATLNSYAADLSLIDQPMWNTARGPGAFMELTWGQRQQPRLAEHFEPILLPLALLFFVWDDVRLLLIVQSLALALGALPVYWIARDQLRLDHSPFTIHHSQFTNWAALAFALVYLLFPHLQAANVADFHADPLVVAPLLFAFWYAGQKRWPWMWVWAVVAMAAKETLPTLTAMLGLFLLLHSYPAKNKSQMANYKSPLAHGLLLIVLSVVWFLGATFLIVAPLARQYFGTNGPIYFAHRYPGGPAGLASLLQDPARWQYLLGLFAAAGFLPLLAPELLLLGLPVLAANLLSNFPGQYSGEQHYSAPLVVAFVLAAIYGARRLVNHTSPGQTNRQSHQTTMLSGVVLWLLVWSLSYHALHGWTPLSIRTEHYAKRPAATRLPDFIRPIPPQAVVSASAAVHPHLAHRRVIYVFPTGRQTADYMLVDVTDIPGVHPADAHVQIMELLSGPWQLLQADQGLILAQNSLATAPLLPPAPGLTSPCSPILPLPCSFYDFARARTEPAHPVSLAFGDGRLQLVGYEAHDDPDDGVTFDFYWQTSGALPTDLRLWPLVYDDNGQLLSDPAQVPMIAPLWYPPAAWQPNEIIVTATLPQLLPDTFHLGLAAGPPDSFSNFTQRLPLSSSSENVRLQPGRWAQLVTFHRQGPFLERHAPVPTWQPLTQIEARFGADIRLTGYRLKAGSLRPGSNLSLLLNWQATQPPPADYTVFVHLLAPGDVLAAQHDAYPTWLTPQPTSQWPLRQPILDRHVLNLPPDLPPGVYTLNVGLYNAQTMARLALPDGGNAYLLAQIEIK